One segment of Streptomyces sp. NBC_01463 DNA contains the following:
- a CDS encoding acetoin utilization protein AcuC — protein sequence MSGRAQLMWDDAVTGYDFGDSHPMDPVRLALTMGLVRAFGLDRAVDVVAAKAAGDSTLRLVHRSDYVAAVRAASADPRSADQGYGIGTTDDPAFAGMHEVSALIAGQSVAAAEAVWRGETGHAVNFTGGLHHAMPGAAAGFCIYNDPALAIARLLELGAERVAYVDVDVHHGDGVQTAFWEDPRVLTISMHEHPRTLFPQTGWPEETGAGAGEGGAVNVALPAGTGDAGWLRAFHAVVPELLADFRPQVLVTQHGADTHFEDPLAHLAVSLDAQRAVMAACHDLAHEYADGGRWVALGGGGYAVVDVVPRSWTHLVGIAAHAPVDPESVIPSSWRDEVYARTRQLGPARMTDGRTPSWKAWEDGYDPADRLDQAVLATRRAAFPLRGLLT from the coding sequence ATGAGCGGCCGCGCACAGTTGATGTGGGATGACGCAGTAACGGGTTACGACTTCGGGGACAGTCATCCGATGGACCCGGTCAGGCTTGCCCTGACGATGGGGCTGGTGCGGGCGTTCGGGCTCGACCGGGCGGTGGACGTGGTCGCGGCCAAGGCGGCCGGGGACTCGACGCTGCGGCTCGTGCACCGCTCGGACTACGTGGCGGCGGTGCGGGCCGCGTCCGCCGATCCGCGGTCCGCGGACCAGGGCTACGGGATCGGGACGACGGACGATCCGGCGTTCGCCGGGATGCACGAGGTGTCGGCGCTGATCGCCGGGCAGTCGGTGGCGGCGGCCGAGGCGGTGTGGCGGGGCGAGACCGGGCACGCCGTGAACTTCACCGGCGGGCTCCATCACGCGATGCCCGGCGCCGCGGCCGGCTTCTGCATCTACAACGACCCGGCGCTCGCCATCGCGCGGCTGTTGGAGCTCGGTGCGGAGCGGGTCGCGTACGTCGATGTGGACGTGCACCACGGGGACGGGGTGCAGACGGCGTTCTGGGAGGACCCGCGGGTCCTGACGATCTCGATGCACGAGCATCCGCGGACGTTGTTCCCGCAGACCGGGTGGCCGGAGGAGACCGGCGCCGGGGCGGGGGAGGGCGGTGCGGTGAACGTGGCGCTGCCGGCCGGGACGGGGGACGCCGGGTGGCTGCGGGCGTTCCACGCCGTGGTGCCGGAGCTGCTGGCGGACTTCCGGCCGCAGGTGCTGGTGACGCAGCACGGGGCCGATACGCACTTCGAGGACCCGCTGGCCCATCTCGCGGTGTCGCTGGACGCGCAGCGGGCCGTGATGGCGGCCTGCCACGACCTGGCTCATGAGTACGCGGACGGCGGGCGGTGGGTGGCGCTCGGCGGGGGCGGTTATGCCGTGGTGGATGTGGTGCCGCGGTCCTGGACGCATCTGGTGGGGATCGCCGCGCACGCGCCCGTGGACCCGGAGTCGGTGATCCCGTCGTCGTGGCGGGACGAGGTCTACGCCCGGACCCGGCAGCTGGGGCCGGCCCGGATGACGGACGGGCGCACCCCGTCGTGGAAGGCGTGGGAGGACGGTTACGACCCGGCGGACCGGCTGGACCAGGCGGTGCTGGCGACCCGGCGGGCGGCGTTCCCGCTGCGGGGGCTGCTGACCTGA